In one Alphaproteobacteria bacterium genomic region, the following are encoded:
- a CDS encoding TIGR02444 family protein produces MTDDGAADLWAFCLRVYAAPGVADACLRLQDEAGADIPLLLAALWSATEGPGALDAAALAAHDAHVAPWRDNVVRPLRRARRWMKGAGHAGHRLRDRVKADELAAERHQLAMIAAWLGGAGVDASAGADAPLEALARWLGRDGSRADPADLALVAAAAG; encoded by the coding sequence ATGACCGATGACGGCGCGGCGGACCTGTGGGCGTTCTGCCTGCGCGTCTACGCGGCGCCCGGCGTCGCCGACGCCTGCCTGCGGCTGCAGGACGAGGCGGGCGCCGACATCCCGCTGCTGCTCGCCGCATTGTGGTCGGCGACGGAAGGGCCGGGTGCGCTCGACGCGGCGGCGCTGGCCGCGCACGATGCCCATGTCGCGCCGTGGCGCGACAACGTGGTCCGGCCGCTGCGCCGGGCCCGGCGCTGGATGAAGGGCGCAGGCCATGCCGGCCATCGGCTGCGCGATCGCGTCAAGGCCGACGAACTGGCGGCGGAGCGGCATCAGCTGGCGATGATCGCGGCCTGGCTGGGCGGCGCCGGCGTCGATGCGTCGGCCGGCGCGGACGCACCGCTCGAAGCCCTGGCCCGCTGGCTGGGCCGCGACGGATCGCGGGCCGACCCGGCCGACCTCGCCCTGGTCGCTGCGGCCGCCGGCTAG
- a CDS encoding acyl-CoA thioesterase, with protein MSQALTEVRSVDLVFPRTTNHYGTMFAGDELAALARIAFVAATRHTRARLVLRASTDIAFTAPAPQGRLVELIGRVVEASGSTVTVEAELVAEDLLTGARTSCASGRFALVAVDEAGKAIRLPGP; from the coding sequence ATGAGCCAAGCCCTGACCGAAGTGCGCTCCGTCGACCTGGTGTTCCCGCGTACGACCAATCACTACGGCACGATGTTCGCCGGCGACGAGCTGGCGGCACTGGCGCGGATCGCCTTCGTCGCCGCCACCCGCCATACCCGCGCCCGCCTGGTGCTGCGGGCCAGCACCGACATCGCCTTCACCGCGCCGGCGCCGCAGGGCCGGCTGGTGGAGCTGATCGGTCGCGTGGTGGAGGCGTCCGGATCGACCGTCACCGTCGAGGCGGAGCTGGTTGCCGAGGACCTGCTGACCGGCGCGCGCACCTCCTGCGCCAGCGGCCGCTTTGCCCTGGTCGCCGTCGACGAGGCCGGCAAGGCCATCCGCCTGCCCGGACCGTAG
- a CDS encoding sugar kinase → MAEPPLRLACIGECMIELTARDARTLDLRFGGDTLNTAVYAARRLRQAGRFAQVDYVTALGDDPYSDWMVQSWADEGVGTGTVLRLPGRLPGLYMIRTDDRGERTFHYWRSAAAARDLLRAPRMADIARDLRAYDMIYLSGITLSIFDAESRAMLFDLLDDVRRVGALVAFDANFRPRGWPDVEEARKTMAAAWRRTDIGLPTFGDEQMLFGDADPDATIARLQMLGVREVVVKRDRAPCVIDRAGMRWEIPAESVAKPVDTTAAGDSFNGAYLSARLCDALPADAAHAGHRVAAAVIQHPGAIIPLAAMPAT, encoded by the coding sequence ATGGCCGAACCGCCGCTCCGCCTCGCCTGCATCGGCGAGTGCATGATCGAACTGACCGCCCGCGACGCCCGCACGCTGGACCTGCGCTTCGGCGGCGACACGCTCAACACCGCAGTCTATGCCGCGCGCCGGCTGCGGCAGGCCGGCCGCTTCGCGCAGGTCGACTATGTCACCGCCCTGGGCGACGACCCCTATTCCGACTGGATGGTGCAGAGCTGGGCGGACGAAGGGGTAGGCACCGGCACGGTGCTGCGCCTGCCCGGCCGGCTGCCGGGGCTGTACATGATCCGCACCGACGACAGGGGCGAGCGGACCTTCCACTACTGGCGCTCGGCTGCGGCGGCGCGCGACCTGTTGCGGGCGCCGCGGATGGCGGATATCGCCCGCGACCTCCGCGCCTACGACATGATCTATCTGTCCGGCATCACGCTGTCGATCTTCGACGCCGAGTCGCGCGCCATGCTGTTCGACCTGCTGGACGACGTCAGGCGCGTCGGGGCGCTGGTCGCCTTCGACGCCAACTTCCGCCCGCGCGGCTGGCCCGACGTGGAGGAGGCGCGCAAGACCATGGCGGCGGCCTGGCGGCGGACCGACATCGGGCTGCCGACGTTCGGCGACGAGCAGATGCTGTTCGGCGATGCGGACCCCGACGCCACCATCGCGCGGCTGCAGATGCTTGGCGTCCGCGAGGTGGTGGTCAAGCGCGACCGCGCTCCGTGCGTGATCGACCGCGCCGGCATGCGCTGGGAGATTCCTGCGGAATCGGTGGCCAAACCTGTGGACACCACCGCGGCCGGCGACAGCTTCAACGGCGCCTATCTGTCTGCCCGGCTGTGCGATGCGCTGCCGGCCGATGCCGCCCATGCCGGCCATCGCGTGGCGGCGGCGGTGATCCAGCATCCGGGCGCGATCATCCCGCTGGCGGCGATGCCGGCCACCTGA
- a CDS encoding calcium-binding protein, protein MPIIRLKILNPITGTEAAEHLPGTSKGDYIRGLGGNDNIYGWDGDDLLEGGEGDDHVSGGNGDDRAYGGNGKDLISGDAGYDTLYGEAGDDLLYGGDGDDLLYGGEGNDHLYGDAGNDTAYGGAGDDRFWTLEEVGAGNDFIDMGEGNDWVFAGDGDDTINGQAGDDKLEGRDGDDFLFGGSGIDWLYGGFGNDFIDGGSEGDQIWGGGEDDWIWGGDGNDYIVGDGWYSYETANGLVVTVPLYGDDTIYAGDGDDYAWGGDGNDWINGGAGADLLLGGDGIDTVSYAGSSGGVFVCLAPADACYNAAAGGDAQGDLIGEFENVEGSGYADFLTGNELDNTLDGAAGDDELNGALGDDMLIGGFGNDTFLFEGAFGHDIVKDFKPGADQLDFSALGIGYADLVITNNMAGTLITIGDNSVFLQGVSGGQLDPLNDFVL, encoded by the coding sequence ATGCCCATCATCCGACTGAAGATCCTCAACCCGATCACCGGCACGGAGGCCGCCGAGCACCTGCCAGGTACATCGAAGGGGGACTACATCCGCGGCCTCGGCGGCAACGACAACATCTACGGCTGGGACGGCGACGACCTGCTCGAGGGCGGCGAAGGCGACGACCATGTCAGCGGCGGCAACGGCGACGACCGCGCCTATGGCGGCAACGGCAAGGACCTGATCAGCGGCGACGCCGGCTACGACACCCTGTATGGCGAGGCGGGCGACGACCTGCTCTATGGCGGCGACGGCGACGACCTGCTCTACGGCGGCGAGGGCAACGACCATCTCTATGGCGACGCCGGCAACGACACCGCCTATGGCGGTGCCGGCGACGACCGGTTTTGGACGCTGGAGGAGGTCGGCGCCGGCAACGACTTCATCGACATGGGCGAGGGTAACGACTGGGTCTTTGCCGGCGACGGCGACGACACCATCAACGGCCAGGCCGGCGACGACAAGCTGGAGGGCCGAGACGGCGACGACTTCCTGTTCGGCGGCAGCGGCATCGACTGGCTGTACGGCGGCTTCGGCAACGACTTCATCGACGGCGGCAGCGAGGGCGACCAGATCTGGGGCGGCGGCGAGGACGACTGGATCTGGGGCGGCGACGGCAACGACTACATCGTCGGTGACGGCTGGTACAGCTACGAGACCGCCAACGGGCTGGTGGTCACCGTGCCGCTCTACGGCGACGACACCATCTATGCCGGCGACGGCGACGACTATGCCTGGGGCGGCGATGGCAACGACTGGATCAACGGCGGCGCCGGCGCCGACCTGCTGCTCGGCGGCGATGGCATCGATACCGTGTCCTATGCGGGCTCGTCCGGCGGCGTCTTCGTCTGCCTGGCGCCGGCCGACGCCTGCTACAACGCCGCCGCCGGCGGCGACGCCCAGGGCGACCTGATCGGCGAGTTCGAGAATGTCGAGGGTTCCGGCTACGCCGATTTCCTGACCGGCAACGAGCTGGACAACACGCTGGACGGCGCCGCCGGCGACGACGAGCTGAACGGCGCGCTGGGCGACGACATGCTGATCGGCGGCTTCGGCAACGACACCTTCCTGTTCGAGGGCGCGTTCGGCCACGACATCGTCAAGGATTTCAAGCCGGGCGCGGACCAGCTCGACTTCTCGGCCCTGGGCATCGGCTATGCCGACCTGGTCATCACCAACAACATGGCCGGCACGCTGATCACCATCGGCGACAACAGCGTCTTCCTGCAGGGCGTCAGCGGCGGCCAGCTCGACCCGCTGAACGACTTCGTGCTCTGA
- a CDS encoding phosphatidate cytidylyltransferase, with protein MTLDGSFVWLAGGIVALLALASAVGATLRRAVVTPQARATVQNLNDRIRSWWIMAAIFAAVLAAGTTATMVLFALISFLALREFLTLIRTRPGDRVTLFLSFFVVIPAQYVLIAAGWYGLFAIFIPVYVFLALPVASAVGGDTRQFLARSAVMQWGLMLAVYAISHAAALLILVVPGHNAPPAMLLLYLVVVVQLSDVFQYVVGKLFGRRPVAPRLSPSKTVEGLIGGGALAIACGTGLWFVTPFSPLQSAAMSTVIVVAGFFGSLVLSAIKRDLGVKDWGQMIGGHGGMLDRVDSIAFAAPLFFHVTRYFFT; from the coding sequence ATGACACTGGACGGGTCGTTCGTCTGGCTGGCCGGCGGCATCGTCGCGCTGCTGGCGCTGGCATCCGCCGTCGGCGCGACGCTGAGGCGCGCCGTCGTCACCCCACAGGCACGGGCCACGGTGCAGAACCTGAACGACCGGATCCGCTCGTGGTGGATCATGGCGGCGATCTTCGCGGCGGTGCTGGCCGCCGGCACGACCGCGACCATGGTCCTGTTCGCGCTGATCTCGTTCCTGGCGCTGCGCGAGTTCCTGACCCTGATCCGCACCCGGCCGGGCGACCGCGTCACGCTGTTCCTGTCGTTCTTCGTCGTGATCCCGGCGCAGTATGTCCTGATCGCCGCCGGCTGGTACGGGCTGTTCGCGATCTTCATCCCGGTCTACGTGTTCCTGGCGCTGCCGGTCGCGTCCGCGGTCGGCGGCGACACCCGGCAGTTCCTGGCCCGCAGCGCCGTCATGCAATGGGGGCTGATGCTGGCCGTCTATGCCATCAGCCATGCCGCCGCGCTGCTGATCCTGGTCGTCCCCGGCCACAACGCACCGCCGGCCATGCTGCTGCTGTATCTGGTCGTCGTCGTGCAACTCAGCGACGTGTTCCAGTATGTGGTCGGCAAGCTGTTCGGCCGCAGGCCGGTGGCGCCGCGGCTCAGCCCGTCGAAGACCGTCGAGGGCCTGATCGGCGGCGGCGCGCTCGCCATCGCCTGCGGCACCGGTCTGTGGTTCGTCACGCCGTTTTCGCCGCTGCAGTCGGCCGCGATGAGCACGGTGATCGTGGTCGCCGGTTTCTTCGGCAGCCTGGTGCTGTCGGCGATCAAGCGCGACCTCGGGGTCAAGGACTGGGGCCAGATGATCGGCGGTCACGGCGGCATGCTCGACCGGGTCGATTCGATCGCCTTCGCCGCGCCGCTGTTTTTTCACGTCACCCGCTATTTCTTCACCTGA
- a CDS encoding lysophospholipid acyltransferase family protein → MPRLIRALLLGLVRLLVGAHARWQGCGPSDAARIYFANHSSHLDTLVILAALPRGDRDRTHPVAARDYWSRSPARRFLAERCLGAVLVERKPHGAADPLDLPARALAAGESLILFPEGTRGEGAIAPFRGGLFHLARRFPHVELVPVHVENLHRVLPKGSLLLVPLLCTLTVGAPLALMPGETKPAFLERARAALAGLAEPHEATEHGR, encoded by the coding sequence ATGCCGCGGCTGATCCGCGCGCTGCTGCTGGGCCTGGTGCGCCTGCTGGTCGGCGCCCACGCGCGCTGGCAGGGTTGCGGGCCGTCCGATGCCGCCCGCATCTACTTCGCCAACCACAGCAGCCACCTCGACACGCTGGTCATCCTGGCGGCGCTGCCGCGCGGCGATCGCGACCGGACCCATCCGGTCGCGGCCCGCGACTACTGGTCCCGCAGCCCCGCCCGGCGTTTCCTTGCCGAGCGCTGCCTCGGCGCGGTGCTCGTCGAGCGCAAACCGCACGGCGCCGCCGATCCGCTGGACCTGCCCGCCCGCGCGCTTGCCGCCGGCGAGTCGCTGATCCTGTTTCCCGAGGGCACCCGCGGCGAGGGCGCCATCGCCCCGTTCCGCGGCGGGCTGTTCCACCTGGCCCGCCGGTTCCCGCATGTGGAGCTGGTGCCGGTGCATGTGGAGAACCTGCATCGCGTGCTGCCGAAAGGCAGCCTGCTGCTGGTGCCGCTGCTGTGCACGCTGACGGTGGGCGCGCCTTTGGCACTGATGCCGGGGGAGACCAAGCCGGCCTTCCTGGAACGCGCCCGCGCGGCACTGGCCGGGCTCGCCGAACCGCACGAAGCGACGGAGCATGGCCGATGA
- a CDS encoding CDP-alcohol phosphatidyltransferase family protein, giving the protein MKASTDASGRAGTEAARRPLASRSTGWARLLAARLAASSVTPNQISLASVVFAGGGAALTLWGGWVGLTLAAAMVQLRLLCNLLDGMVAIEGGKASALGTLYNEIPDRIADSLLIVAAGYAAGVPWLGWAGALAAALTAYLRMLGGSLGFAQDFGGIMSKPRRMAALTAGLLAAAAETALTGTQHGLAVAVGVIGLGSLVTCATRTRTLAAALSCRG; this is encoded by the coding sequence ATGAAGGCGAGCACGGACGCGAGCGGCCGCGCCGGCACCGAAGCGGCTCGCAGGCCGCTTGCCAGCCGCTCGACCGGGTGGGCGCGCCTCCTGGCAGCCCGGCTGGCCGCCAGCAGCGTCACGCCGAACCAGATCTCGCTCGCGTCGGTCGTCTTCGCCGGCGGCGGCGCAGCCCTGACGCTGTGGGGCGGATGGGTCGGACTGACGCTGGCCGCCGCCATGGTGCAGCTGCGGTTGCTGTGCAACCTGCTCGACGGCATGGTCGCCATCGAGGGCGGCAAGGCAAGCGCCCTCGGCACACTCTATAACGAGATCCCCGACCGGATCGCCGACAGCCTGCTGATCGTGGCGGCCGGCTACGCGGCAGGGGTGCCGTGGCTGGGCTGGGCCGGCGCCCTGGCGGCCGCACTGACCGCCTATCTGCGGATGCTCGGCGGCTCGCTCGGCTTTGCCCAGGATTTCGGTGGCATCATGTCCAAGCCGCGGCGCATGGCCGCGCTCACCGCCGGGCTGCTCGCCGCGGCGGCCGAGACCGCGCTGACCGGCACGCAGCACGGCCTGGCGGTGGCGGTCGGCGTTATTGGCCTGGGCAGCCTGGTCACCTGCGCCACCCGGACGCGGACTCTGGCCGCGGCACTGTCATGCCGCGGCTGA
- a CDS encoding transglutaminase domain-containing protein, producing the protein MHPSRSSLHLCRRAGGAALALALWPLAAPAAELTFPGMAGDVVVDLPALPAPPTGEIDLARVRDRAFAVADLFPAAEHDLDLLAESLGGDPAAAFAFVRDRIGLDPYDGALRGAEGTLAAGAGGSADRALLLASLLQAQGVAVRFAVGTLDPAGTERVHAAALNGGIAGRLDAEAQAAVVSLAGLSPAALDRLDARARRDLGWLWPAVGAHLGDPSAALAALPARHVWVQAMIDGAWTDLDPTLPDAAPGTALAAPEATYDALPDDMWHRVTVAVVAESLADGALVEQTLLAVPLAAADAAAGQVFLVFSPAVGGGVSGLAGGLMGAMGEAPSYVPTLVRGELVESGEPVPALPAAQDDAQAFFFGDEAETGPELTALYVDVTVAVPGLPAETRRRVLLDRVAPDVRQGGSVDAAWLAETHMGLDGPRIFETIHQIAVSVGGADPYRTAVGMGLAVAALGDGMASEQAMGELSLPAMLWPVGALNQATVLASERLSVAAANDRADLRLFVGAPRVFLFSFAPVPVGDGVGAGLAIDLLHDSVAAVAAEGVAPIDVAQRRLWYGVVQSALETTLAELRSGGSAPDATTVASTSNAMSPDLAAIAPADAAAVAADAPAALRDALADGDVVVVADGGTTASTQTWWTLDPASGDIRAVLDPGLGGATGGGWRPGGPYVNASPGGDRIIVDPRTGRNIGISRGGRDYMFRNRPPADTCRGGPEYQIILGCVSIPASMAVGTAYALIVSEIVLFAALTILQL; encoded by the coding sequence ATGCACCCCAGCCGAAGCTCGTTGCATCTTTGCCGCCGTGCCGGCGGCGCGGCGCTCGCCCTGGCCCTGTGGCCGCTGGCGGCGCCGGCGGCCGAACTGACCTTTCCCGGCATGGCTGGCGACGTCGTCGTCGATCTGCCGGCACTGCCGGCGCCGCCGACCGGCGAGATCGATCTCGCCCGGGTCCGCGACCGCGCCTTCGCGGTGGCCGACCTGTTCCCGGCCGCGGAGCACGATCTCGACCTGCTGGCGGAGAGCCTGGGCGGCGACCCGGCCGCCGCCTTCGCCTTTGTCCGCGACCGAATCGGACTTGACCCCTATGACGGTGCGCTGCGCGGTGCCGAAGGCACGCTGGCGGCGGGCGCCGGCGGCAGTGCCGACCGGGCGCTGCTGCTGGCGTCGCTGCTGCAGGCGCAGGGCGTCGCGGTCCGTTTTGCCGTCGGCACGCTCGACCCCGCCGGGACCGAGCGCGTGCACGCGGCTGCGCTGAACGGTGGCATTGCCGGCCGGCTGGATGCGGAAGCGCAGGCGGCCGTCGTCTCCCTGGCCGGGCTGTCGCCGGCGGCGCTGGACCGGCTCGACGCGCGCGCCCGGCGCGACCTCGGCTGGCTGTGGCCGGCGGTCGGCGCGCACCTCGGCGATCCGTCCGCGGCGCTCGCCGCGCTGCCCGCCCGCCATGTCTGGGTGCAGGCGATGATCGACGGCGCGTGGACCGATCTCGATCCCACCCTGCCGGACGCCGCCCCCGGGACCGCTCTGGCCGCGCCGGAAGCGACCTACGACGCGCTGCCCGACGACATGTGGCACCGGGTCACCGTCGCCGTGGTCGCCGAGTCGCTGGCCGACGGCGCGCTTGTCGAGCAGACCTTGCTGGCGGTGCCGCTGGCCGCGGCCGATGCCGCCGCCGGACAGGTGTTCCTGGTGTTCTCGCCGGCGGTCGGCGGCGGCGTGTCGGGGCTGGCCGGCGGGCTGATGGGCGCAATGGGCGAGGCGCCGAGCTACGTGCCGACGCTGGTGCGCGGCGAGCTGGTCGAGAGCGGCGAGCCGGTGCCGGCGCTGCCGGCCGCACAGGACGACGCCCAGGCCTTCTTCTTCGGCGACGAGGCCGAGACCGGACCGGAACTGACCGCGCTCTATGTCGACGTGACGGTGGCGGTGCCGGGCCTGCCTGCGGAAACGCGGCGGCGCGTCCTGCTGGACCGGGTCGCGCCCGATGTCCGCCAGGGCGGTTCCGTCGATGCCGCGTGGCTGGCGGAAACGCACATGGGCCTGGACGGCCCCCGCATCTTCGAGACCATCCACCAGATCGCGGTGTCGGTCGGCGGTGCCGATCCCTATCGGACCGCCGTCGGCATGGGCCTGGCGGTGGCGGCGCTTGGCGACGGCATGGCCAGCGAACAGGCGATGGGCGAGCTGTCGCTGCCCGCGATGCTGTGGCCGGTCGGCGCGCTGAACCAGGCGACGGTGCTGGCCAGCGAACGGCTGTCGGTCGCGGCGGCCAACGACCGTGCCGACCTGCGGCTGTTCGTCGGTGCGCCGCGCGTGTTCCTGTTCTCGTTCGCGCCGGTGCCGGTCGGCGACGGCGTCGGGGCCGGGCTTGCCATAGACCTGCTGCACGATTCGGTCGCGGCGGTGGCGGCCGAGGGGGTCGCGCCGATCGACGTGGCCCAGCGGCGGTTGTGGTACGGCGTGGTGCAATCCGCGCTGGAGACCACGCTCGCCGAACTGCGCTCCGGCGGATCGGCTCCGGATGCGACGACTGTCGCCAGCACCAGCAATGCCATGTCGCCCGACCTGGCGGCGATCGCGCCGGCCGACGCCGCGGCCGTCGCCGCCGATGCGCCAGCCGCCCTGCGCGACGCCCTCGCCGACGGCGACGTCGTGGTGGTCGCCGATGGCGGTACGACGGCGTCGACCCAGACCTGGTGGACGCTCGACCCGGCCAGCGGCGACATCCGCGCGGTGCTCGATCCTGGCCTCGGCGGTGCGACCGGCGGCGGCTGGCGGCCGGGCGGGCCCTATGTCAACGCCTCGCCGGGCGGCGACCGGATCATCGTCGACCCGCGCACCGGCCGGAACATCGGAATCTCGCGCGGCGGTCGCGACTACATGTTCCGCAATCGGCCGCCAGCCGACACCTGCCGCGGCGGCCCCGAGTACCAGATCATCCTGGGTTGCGTGTCGATCCCGGCCAGTATGGCAGTCGGCACTGCCTACGCGCTCATTGTGTCCGAGATCGTACTCTTCGCCGCGCTGACGATCCTCCAGCTCTGA
- the pyk gene encoding pyruvate kinase, whose translation MRRRRCAKIIATIGPSSSDAATIAELFAAGVDVFRLNFSHGAHEDHKARYDMIRKVEADTGRPIAIMADMQGPKLRIGTFKDGPIVLEPGQAFRLDLDKTPGDSGRAPLPHPEILQALEVGTDLLLDDGKLRLRVTRADPGFAETEVVTGGPLSERKGVNVPNVVLPLSSLTPKDRRDLDYALSLGCDWIALSFVQTPDDVADARKLIGGRAGVLVKLEKPAAIDRLDEIIELADAVMVARGDLGVELPPEDVPGIQKRIVRRCRAAGKPVVVATQMLDSMVSSPSPTRAEASDVATAVFDGADAVMLSAETAAGKYPHEAVTMMNRIIRRTEADEQYRMLMQASHPTPDRTSADAITAAAAQVAETINARCIVTYTTTGSTTLRAARERPAAPIVCLTSKLETARRLAIAWGVHCDYTADVENFTDMVDKACRMAAQDEFATIGDRLVVTAGVPFGTPGATNVLRIAWVDAGHL comes from the coding sequence ATGCGACGCAGACGCTGCGCCAAGATCATCGCGACCATCGGACCGTCGAGCAGCGATGCGGCCACCATCGCCGAGCTGTTCGCGGCCGGCGTCGACGTGTTCCGGCTGAACTTCAGCCACGGCGCGCACGAGGACCACAAGGCGCGCTACGACATGATCCGCAAGGTCGAGGCCGACACCGGGCGGCCGATCGCGATCATGGCGGATATGCAGGGCCCCAAGCTGCGGATCGGCACCTTCAAGGACGGCCCGATCGTGCTGGAGCCGGGGCAGGCATTCCGCCTCGACCTCGACAAGACGCCCGGCGACAGCGGCCGCGCGCCGCTGCCCCATCCCGAAATCCTGCAGGCGCTGGAGGTCGGCACCGACCTGCTGCTCGACGACGGCAAGCTGCGGCTGCGCGTCACCAGGGCCGATCCCGGCTTTGCCGAGACCGAGGTGGTGACAGGCGGGCCGCTGTCGGAGCGCAAGGGCGTCAACGTGCCCAACGTGGTGCTGCCGCTGTCGTCGCTGACGCCGAAGGACCGTCGCGACCTGGACTATGCGCTGTCGCTTGGCTGCGACTGGATCGCGCTCAGCTTCGTGCAGACGCCGGACGACGTCGCCGACGCCCGCAAGCTGATCGGCGGCCGCGCCGGCGTGCTGGTGAAGCTGGAGAAGCCGGCGGCGATCGACCGCCTCGACGAGATCATCGAGCTGGCCGACGCGGTCATGGTCGCCCGCGGCGACCTGGGCGTCGAGCTGCCGCCCGAGGACGTGCCCGGCATCCAGAAACGGATCGTGCGCCGCTGCCGCGCCGCCGGCAAGCCGGTGGTGGTGGCGACCCAGATGCTGGATTCGATGGTCAGTTCCCCGTCGCCGACCCGCGCCGAGGCCTCGGACGTCGCGACGGCGGTGTTCGACGGCGCCGACGCTGTGATGCTTTCGGCCGAGACCGCGGCGGGCAAGTACCCGCACGAGGCCGTCACGATGATGAACCGCATCATCCGCCGAACCGAGGCCGACGAGCAGTACCGCATGCTGATGCAGGCGTCGCACCCGACGCCGGACCGGACCTCGGCCGACGCGATCACCGCGGCCGCGGCCCAGGTGGCGGAGACGATCAACGCCCGCTGCATCGTCACCTACACCACCACCGGGTCGACCACGCTGAGGGCCGCGCGCGAACGCCCGGCGGCGCCGATCGTGTGCCTGACCTCGAAGCTGGAGACGGCGCGGCGGCTGGCCATCGCCTGGGGCGTGCACTGCGACTACACCGCCGACGTCGAGAATTTCACCGACATGGTCGACAAGGCCTGCCGGATGGCGGCGCAGGACGAGTTCGCAACGATCGGCGACCGGCTGGTGGTGACGGCCGGGGTGCCGTTCGGCACGCCCGGCGCCACCAACGTGCTGCGGATCGCCTGGGTCGACGCCGGCCACCTGTAG
- a CDS encoding glycerate kinase codes for MADPAVLLRRMFDAAVAAADPMRCVPPQLPPRPRGRTIVLGAGKASAVMAQAVEAAWPADPAHPLEGLVVTRYGHGAPCDRIEIVEAAHPVPDDAGLAAAGRILALARDAGPDDLVLCLISGGGSALLTRPAAGIGFADKQALNKALLDSGAAIGEINTVRKHVSAIKGGRLAAAAAPARVLTLAISDVPGDDPAVIASGPTVPDPTTLEDARDVLAKYGIDPPAAIGAALVDPANESPKPDDPAFARAETRIVATPALALAAAADVARAAGVAPWVLSDVIEGEARETARVLAALARGVAGGVGPERGPLAPPCVLLSGGETTVTVGRGTGESRGGRNSEFALALMLALAGAQGVHALAADTDGIDGTGPHAGAVVAPDGLARLAAAGLDARALLAAHLSHDAFAALDALVVTGPTRTNVNDFRALLILPV; via the coding sequence ATGGCCGATCCCGCCGTCCTACTGCGCCGGATGTTCGATGCGGCGGTCGCCGCCGCCGACCCGATGCGTTGCGTGCCGCCGCAGCTGCCGCCGCGGCCGCGCGGGCGCACCATCGTCCTCGGCGCCGGCAAGGCCTCGGCGGTGATGGCCCAGGCGGTGGAGGCCGCCTGGCCGGCCGACCCGGCGCATCCGCTGGAGGGCCTGGTGGTCACACGCTACGGCCACGGCGCCCCATGCGACCGCATCGAAATCGTCGAGGCCGCCCATCCGGTGCCGGACGACGCCGGCCTGGCGGCGGCGGGCCGCATCCTGGCGCTGGCGCGCGATGCCGGGCCGGACGACCTGGTGCTGTGCCTGATCTCCGGCGGCGGCTCGGCCCTGCTGACCCGGCCGGCGGCCGGGATCGGCTTCGCCGACAAGCAGGCGCTGAACAAGGCCCTGCTCGACAGCGGAGCCGCGATCGGCGAGATCAACACGGTGCGCAAGCACGTGTCGGCGATCAAGGGCGGCCGCCTGGCCGCCGCCGCGGCGCCCGCCCGGGTACTGACCCTCGCCATTTCCGACGTGCCCGGCGACGACCCGGCGGTGATTGCCTCCGGCCCGACCGTGCCGGACCCGACCACGCTGGAAGATGCCCGCGACGTGCTGGCCAAGTACGGCATCGACCCGCCGGCCGCGATCGGCGCCGCCCTGGTCGATCCGGCCAACGAGAGCCCGAAGCCCGATGACCCGGCCTTCGCCCGCGCCGAGACCCGCATCGTCGCCACGCCCGCGCTGGCGCTGGCGGCCGCGGCCGACGTGGCCAGGGCGGCCGGCGTCGCGCCGTGGGTGCTGAGCGACGTGATCGAGGGCGAGGCGCGCGAGACCGCCCGCGTGCTGGCCGCGCTGGCGCGCGGCGTGGCAGGCGGGGTCGGGCCTGAGCGGGGGCCGCTGGCGCCGCCCTGCGTGCTGCTGTCCGGCGGCGAGACCACGGTCACGGTCGGCAGAGGCACCGGCGAGAGCCGGGGCGGCCGCAACTCGGAATTCGCGCTGGCGCTGATGCTGGCGCTGGCCGGCGCGCAGGGCGTCCATGCGCTCGCCGCCGACACCGACGGCATCGACGGCACCGGGCCGCATGCCGGCGCCGTCGTCGCACCCGACGGGCTCGCCCGGCTGGCCGCCGCGGGCCTCGACGCCCGGGCCCTGCTCGCCGCCCATCTGTCGCACGACGCCTTCGCCGCGCTCGATGCTCTGGTCGTCACCGGACCGACGCGCACCAACGTTAACGATTTTCGCGCCTTGCTGATCCTGCCGGTTTGA